A window of Roseovarius sp. THAF27 contains these coding sequences:
- the murB gene encoding UDP-N-acetylmuramate dehydrogenase — MSDLPEPRGRLSEKRMLADLTWLRVGGPADWLFQPADLDDLAAFLRDLPADMPVFPMGVGSNLIVRDGGLRAVVIRLGRGFNAIEVDGSRVTAGAAALDAHVARRAGEAGVDLTFLRTIPGAIGGAVRMNAGCYGSYVADYFVEAQAVSRAGEVVTLTADDLKFHYRQTDLPEGWVITRATFEGVAGDPEELAARMDAQLKKRDETQPTKDRTAGSTFRNPAGFSSTGRADDTHDLKAWKVIDNAGMRGATRGGAQMSEKHSNFLINTGGATAADLEGLGEEVRKKVFQDSGIELHWEIMRVGETAPSAD, encoded by the coding sequence ATGAGTGATCTTCCCGAACCCCGTGGCCGCCTGAGCGAGAAGCGCATGCTGGCCGATCTGACATGGCTGCGCGTGGGCGGGCCGGCGGACTGGCTGTTTCAGCCGGCGGACCTGGACGACCTGGCGGCGTTCCTGCGTGACCTGCCAGCGGACATGCCCGTCTTTCCGATGGGCGTGGGCAGCAACCTGATCGTGCGGGACGGCGGCTTGCGCGCCGTGGTGATCCGGCTGGGGCGCGGGTTCAATGCCATTGAAGTGGACGGCTCCCGCGTGACCGCGGGTGCTGCGGCGCTGGATGCGCATGTGGCCCGGCGCGCGGGCGAGGCGGGGGTGGACCTGACCTTTCTGCGCACCATTCCCGGCGCCATCGGCGGGGCCGTGCGGATGAACGCGGGATGCTATGGCAGCTACGTGGCCGATTATTTCGTGGAAGCGCAGGCAGTGAGCCGCGCGGGCGAGGTGGTGACGCTGACCGCCGATGACCTGAAGTTCCACTACCGCCAGACCGATCTGCCCGAGGGCTGGGTGATCACGCGGGCGACGTTCGAGGGCGTTGCGGGCGATCCCGAGGAACTGGCCGCGCGGATGGACGCGCAGTTGAAGAAGCGCGACGAGACGCAGCCCACCAAGGATCGCACGGCCGGAAGCACGTTCCGCAACCCGGCGGGGTTCAGCAGCACCGGGCGGGCCGACGACACCCATGACTTGAAGGCGTGGAAGGTGATCGACAACGCCGGGATGCGCGGCGCCACGCGCGGCGGGGCGCAGATGAGCGAGAAGCATTCGAACTTCCTGATCAACACCGGGGGCGCCACGGCGGCGGACCTGGAGGGTTTGGGCGAGGAGGTGCGAAAAAAGGTTTTCCAAGACAGCGGAATAGAGTTACATTGGGAAATCATGAGGGTCGGCGAAACGGCCCCTTCCGCGGATTGA
- a CDS encoding DUF2484 family protein, whose amino-acid sequence MSMSLVLACIWALAANLLAMIPSRDNHWRRAYALIAVGIPILGYVTWQNGPWVGLFVLAAGMSLLRWPVIYLGRWARRAVDGDMARGGD is encoded by the coding sequence ATGAGCATGTCTCTTGTGCTGGCCTGCATCTGGGCGCTGGCCGCAAACCTGCTGGCGATGATCCCCAGCCGCGACAACCACTGGCGGCGGGCCTATGCGCTGATTGCCGTGGGCATCCCGATCCTGGGATACGTGACATGGCAGAACGGGCCCTGGGTGGGGTTGTTCGTGCTGGCGGCGGGCATGAGCCTCTTGCGCTGGCCGGTGATCTATCTGGGCCGCTGGGCCCGGCGGGCCGTGGACGGTGACATGGCCCGCGGTGGGGATTGA
- a CDS encoding DUF2484 family protein yields MTLVVLACLWVIAGALVAMLPMRHQYAPGIALLALAPVLIWMIGRDYGVLPAALEALALVSMFRNPLRYFARRLMGEKPEVPK; encoded by the coding sequence ATGACGCTTGTGGTTCTGGCCTGTCTTTGGGTCATCGCCGGGGCGCTGGTGGCGATGCTGCCGATGCGGCACCAGTATGCGCCGGGGATCGCGCTTCTGGCGCTGGCGCCGGTGTTGATCTGGATGATCGGGCGGGATTACGGTGTTCTGCCCGCTGCGCTGGAAGCACTTGCGCTGGTGTCGATGTTTCGCAATCCGTTGCGGTACTTCGCGCGGCGTCTAATGGGGGAAAAACCGGAGGTTCCGAAATGA
- the murC gene encoding UDP-N-acetylmuramate--L-alanine ligase — protein sequence MNAALKLPGDVGPIHFVGIGGIGMSGIAEVLLNHGYTVQGSDLKTSKITDRLEKAGATIFEGQEAANLDDAQVVVISSAIKPGNAELDEARRRGLPVVRRAEMLAELMRLKSNVAVAGTHGKTTTTTMVAALLDHGKYDPTVINGGIIHAYGSNARVGQGEWMVVEADESDGTFNRLPATIAIVTNIDPEHMEHWGTEEKLHQGFLDFVSNIPFYGLAICCTDDPDVQTLVGRISDRRVITFGFNAQADVRAMNLTYEAGVAHFDVALQAEDKVIEGCTLPMPGDHNVSNALSAVAVARSLGMKTDEIREALAAFGGVNRRFTRVGEVDGVTIIDDYGHHPVEIAAVLRAARQATKGRIIAVHQPHRYSRLHSLFDDFCACFNDADVVAIAEVYAAGEDPIEGATRDDLVAGLIAHGHRHARAILGEDDLVRLVREQAKPGDMVVCLGAGTISGWANGLPEKLKA from the coding sequence ATGAACGCGGCATTGAAACTTCCCGGCGACGTCGGGCCCATCCATTTCGTGGGCATCGGGGGTATCGGCATGTCGGGCATTGCCGAGGTGCTGCTCAACCATGGCTATACCGTGCAGGGCTCGGACCTGAAGACATCGAAGATCACCGACCGGCTGGAAAAGGCCGGCGCGACGATTTTCGAAGGGCAGGAGGCCGCGAACCTGGATGACGCGCAGGTCGTGGTGATCTCGTCCGCGATCAAGCCGGGCAATGCCGAGCTGGACGAGGCGCGGCGGCGCGGCCTGCCGGTGGTGCGCCGGGCCGAGATGCTGGCCGAGCTGATGCGGCTGAAATCGAACGTGGCCGTGGCCGGAACCCATGGCAAGACCACCACGACGACGATGGTCGCCGCCCTGCTGGATCACGGAAAGTACGACCCCACTGTGATCAATGGCGGGATCATTCACGCCTACGGCTCGAACGCGCGTGTGGGGCAGGGCGAATGGATGGTGGTCGAGGCCGACGAGAGTGACGGCACCTTCAACCGGCTGCCTGCCACCATTGCCATCGTGACCAATATCGACCCGGAGCACATGGAGCATTGGGGGACCGAGGAAAAGCTGCACCAGGGGTTCCTGGATTTCGTGTCGAACATACCGTTCTACGGCCTGGCGATCTGCTGCACCGACGACCCGGACGTGCAGACCCTGGTCGGCCGGATCAGCGACCGGCGCGTGATCACATTCGGCTTCAATGCGCAGGCGGATGTGCGGGCGATGAACCTGACCTACGAGGCCGGCGTGGCGCATTTTGACGTAGCACTTCAGGCCGAGGACAAGGTGATCGAAGGCTGCACCTTGCCGATGCCGGGCGATCATAACGTGTCGAACGCGCTGTCGGCGGTGGCCGTGGCGCGCAGCCTGGGCATGAAGACGGACGAGATCCGCGAGGCGCTGGCAGCCTTCGGCGGCGTGAACCGCCGCTTCACCCGCGTGGGCGAAGTGGACGGGGTGACGATCATCGATGATTACGGCCACCACCCGGTGGAGATTGCCGCGGTGCTGAGGGCCGCGCGGCAGGCCACAAAGGGCCGGATCATCGCGGTGCACCAGCCGCACCGCTATAGCCGTCTGCATTCGCTGTTCGACGATTTCTGCGCATGCTTCAACGATGCCGACGTGGTCGCCATCGCCGAGGTCTATGCCGCGGGCGAGGACCCGATCGAGGGCGCCACGCGCGACGATCTTGTGGCGGGGCTGATTGCCCATGGCCACAGACACGCTCGGGCGATCCTGGGCGAGGACGACTTGGTGCGGCTGGTGCGCGAACAGGCGAAACCGGGCGACATGGTGGTCTGTCTGGGCGCGGGGACGATCAGCGGCTGGGCCAACGGGTTGCCCGAAAAGCTGAAGGCGTGA
- a CDS encoding glycosyltransferase: MTDRAPLLIIAAGGTGGHMFPAQSLAEAMLRRGWRVKLSTDPRGARYTGGFPHSVQIEQVASATFARGGIFNKLVAPFHILGGVLGATVRMMRDKPDVVVGFGGYPTIPALSAAMILRRPRMIHEQNGVLGRVNKLFAKRVDRVLCGTWPTALPEGVEGTHVGNPVRLAVHERAGAGYIPPGDYPMSILVIGGSQGARILSDVVPPAIANLPMDVLRNIRVSHQARDEDGERVATLYAENGIDADVQPFFRDVPARMSEAQLVISRAGASSVADISVIGRPAILIPFAAATEDHQAANAKGLSKAGGAIVIPESRLEVEALSEQIASVLTNPQGASQMAQAALSVGMPDAAQALADITEELARSRLS; encoded by the coding sequence ATGACCGACCGCGCGCCTCTTCTCATTATCGCAGCAGGTGGCACGGGCGGGCACATGTTTCCCGCGCAAAGCCTGGCCGAGGCGATGCTGCGGCGGGGCTGGCGGGTGAAGCTGTCGACCGACCCGCGCGGCGCGCGGTATACTGGGGGCTTTCCGCATTCGGTCCAGATCGAGCAGGTGGCGAGCGCCACCTTCGCGCGCGGCGGGATCTTCAACAAGCTGGTGGCGCCGTTTCACATCCTGGGCGGGGTGCTGGGCGCGACGGTGCGCATGATGCGCGACAAACCGGACGTGGTGGTGGGGTTCGGCGGGTATCCGACGATCCCGGCGCTCAGTGCGGCAATGATCCTGCGGCGACCCCGGATGATCCATGAACAGAACGGCGTGCTGGGGCGGGTGAACAAGCTTTTCGCCAAGCGCGTGGACAGGGTTCTGTGCGGCACATGGCCCACGGCGCTGCCCGAGGGCGTGGAGGGCACGCATGTAGGAAACCCGGTGCGGCTGGCGGTGCACGAGCGCGCGGGGGCGGGGTATATTCCGCCCGGCGATTACCCGATGTCGATCCTTGTCATTGGTGGCAGCCAGGGCGCGCGCATCCTGAGCGACGTTGTGCCGCCCGCGATTGCGAACCTGCCGATGGACGTGCTGCGCAACATCCGCGTCAGCCATCAGGCGCGGGACGAGGATGGCGAGCGGGTGGCGACGCTGTATGCCGAGAACGGGATCGACGCAGACGTGCAGCCGTTTTTCCGCGACGTGCCCGCGCGCATGTCCGAGGCGCAGCTGGTGATCAGCCGGGCGGGGGCGAGCAGCGTGGCCGATATCTCGGTCATCGGGCGGCCCGCGATCCTGATCCCCTTCGCCGCCGCGACGGAAGATCACCAGGCGGCGAACGCCAAGGGATTGTCCAAGGCCGGGGGCGCGATCGTCATCCCGGAATCGCGGCTTGAGGTCGAGGCGCTTTCGGAGCAGATAGCCTCGGTACTGACGAATCCCCAAGGGGCGAGCCAGATGGCACAGGCGGCGCTGAGCGTGGGCATGCCCGACGCGGCACAGGCGCTGGCGGATATAACAGAAGAACTGGCACGGAGCAGACTGTCATGA
- the ftsW gene encoding putative lipid II flippase FtsW: MTDMVYGAAPVQGGEPILPKWWRTLDKWSISCVLILFGIGLLLALAASVPLAEKNGFEQFHYVKRQAAFGFMALAAMLLTSMMSPLLVRRLSVVGFVIAFIALAMLPFFGTDFGKGAMRWYSLGFASVQPSEFLKPGFVVVAAWMMAASKEINGPPGMRLSFFMAVIIVLMLAMQPDFGQACLVLFGWGVMYFVAGAPILLLVLIAGVVVFAGSLAYSNSEHFARRIDGFLSPDVDPNTQLGFATNAIREGGFFGVGVGEGSVKWSLPDAHTDFIIAVAAEEYGLILVLAIIVLYASIVVRSLSRLMRERDPFIRLAGTGLVAMFGVQAMINMGVAVRLLPAKGMTLPFVSYGGSSLIATGIAVGMLFAFTRSRPQGEINDILRARR; the protein is encoded by the coding sequence ATGACAGACATGGTGTATGGTGCGGCCCCCGTGCAGGGCGGCGAACCGATCCTCCCAAAATGGTGGCGGACCCTCGACAAGTGGTCGATTTCCTGCGTGCTCATCCTCTTCGGGATCGGGCTTTTGCTGGCGCTGGCGGCCTCGGTGCCGCTGGCCGAGAAGAACGGGTTCGAGCAGTTCCATTACGTGAAACGGCAGGCGGCGTTCGGCTTCATGGCGTTGGCGGCGATGCTGCTGACCTCGATGATGAGCCCGCTGCTGGTGCGGCGGCTGTCGGTCGTGGGGTTCGTGATCGCCTTCATCGCCCTGGCGATGCTGCCGTTCTTCGGTACGGATTTCGGCAAGGGGGCGATGCGGTGGTACAGCCTTGGCTTTGCCAGCGTGCAGCCCTCGGAATTTCTCAAGCCCGGTTTCGTGGTGGTGGCCGCCTGGATGATGGCCGCCAGCAAGGAGATCAACGGACCGCCGGGAATGCGGCTGAGCTTTTTCATGGCGGTGATCATCGTGCTGATGCTGGCGATGCAGCCCGATTTCGGGCAGGCCTGCCTGGTGCTGTTCGGCTGGGGCGTGATGTATTTCGTGGCCGGCGCGCCGATCCTGTTGCTGGTGCTGATCGCGGGCGTCGTGGTGTTCGCGGGCTCGCTGGCCTATTCCAACTCGGAACACTTCGCGCGGCGGATCGACGGCTTCCTGAGCCCGGATGTGGATCCCAACACGCAGCTGGGCTTTGCCACCAACGCGATCCGCGAGGGCGGGTTCTTCGGCGTGGGCGTGGGCGAAGGCTCGGTCAAGTGGTCGCTGCCCGACGCGCATACGGATTTCATCATCGCGGTGGCGGCCGAGGAATACGGCCTGATCCTGGTGCTGGCCATCATCGTGTTATACGCCAGCATCGTGGTGCGGTCGCTGAGCCGCCTGATGCGCGAGCGGGACCCGTTCATCCGGCTGGCGGGCACGGGGCTTGTGGCGATGTTCGGCGTGCAGGCGATGATCAACATGGGCGTGGCCGTGCGGCTGTTGCCCGCCAAGGGCATGACGCTGCCCTTTGTCAGCTATGGCGGGTCGTCGCTGATCGCCACAGGGATCGCGGTGGGAATGCTGTTCGCCTTTACTCGCAGCCGTCCGCAGGGCGAGATCAACGACATCCTGAGGGCGCGGCGGTGA
- a CDS encoding phytanoyl-CoA dioxygenase family protein, with protein sequence MNIQTRHEMLTAQDEYPTRVPGEERLSERKDPVLWSEWSEDAPIGKDEAEHYAGNGYLVRRDMFDADELKVLTETADMLREGGGDIPDNDLIREPDSDAVRTVFRLDEHSKAFRRLACDRRLAGVAEFLLGDEVYLHQSRLNYKPGFAGKEFYWHSDFETWHAEDGMPRMRAVSASVLLTPNGPHNGPLLLVPGSQDVFISCVGETPEDNHETSLKEQKVGVPQPGTIDRMAQKAGGIASAEGDTGTVIFFDCNTLHGSNGNITPDPRANAFFVYNAMSNALTRPYAARGPRPDFLANREAPQAIRTVSGKLTG encoded by the coding sequence ATGAACATCCAGACACGACACGAAATGCTGACTGCTCAGGACGAGTATCCGACCCGTGTGCCGGGCGAGGAGCGGCTGAGCGAACGCAAGGACCCTGTTCTGTGGTCGGAGTGGTCCGAGGACGCGCCGATCGGCAAGGACGAGGCGGAGCATTACGCCGGGAACGGCTATCTTGTGCGCCGCGACATGTTCGACGCGGACGAGCTGAAGGTGCTGACCGAGACCGCGGACATGCTGCGCGAGGGCGGCGGGGACATTCCCGACAACGACCTGATCCGCGAGCCCGATAGCGACGCGGTGCGCACGGTCTTTCGCCTCGACGAGCATTCCAAGGCATTCCGCCGTCTGGCCTGCGATCGCCGCCTGGCTGGCGTGGCCGAGTTCCTTCTGGGCGACGAAGTATACCTGCACCAGTCGCGGCTGAACTACAAACCGGGGTTCGCCGGCAAGGAGTTCTACTGGCATTCGGATTTCGAAACCTGGCACGCAGAGGACGGGATGCCGCGGATGCGCGCGGTGTCGGCCTCGGTATTGCTGACGCCGAACGGGCCGCACAACGGTCCGCTGTTGCTGGTGCCGGGATCGCAGGACGTGTTCATCAGCTGCGTCGGCGAGACGCCCGAGGACAATCACGAGACCTCGCTGAAAGAGCAGAAGGTGGGCGTGCCGCAGCCCGGCACGATCGACCGGATGGCGCAAAAGGCGGGCGGCATCGCGTCGGCCGAAGGGGACACCGGCACGGTGATCTTCTTTGACTGCAACACGCTGCATGGCTCGAACGGGAACATCACGCCCGATCCGCGGGCCAACGCGTTCTTCGTCTACAACGCGATGTCGAACGCGCTGACGCGGCCCTATGCGGCCCGTGGCCCGCGGCCCGATTTCCTGGCCAACCGCGAGGCGCCGCAGGCGATCCGCACGGTTTCGGGAAAACTGACCGGCTGA
- a CDS encoding NAD(P)/FAD-dependent oxidoreductase, translating into MNVTTLILGAGAAGMMCAAHAGPGTLVVDHAKAPGEKIRISGGGRCNFTNLHTAPANFLGQNPHFHKSALSRYTQWDFIDLVARHGITWREKTLGQLFCDGKSPQIIRMLRDEMTAAGAALWLQTNVGEISHDGTHFSVTLDREGARHRVTARNLVLATGGKSIPAMGATGLAYDIARQFGHAVTDTRPALVPLTFSDQRFAPISGVAAPARVTTGNTGFTEAVLFTHRGLSGPAILQASSYWHEGDAITLDLDPDASLYDTLRAQRQTEGRRALTTVLARHLPARLVDHLSPALALTGNLADQSDARLAQITDALRHWQLKPTGSEGYRTAEVTLGGIATDRISSKTMQSRDVPGLYMIGEAIDVTGWLGGYNFQWAWSSGWAAGTAIAATA; encoded by the coding sequence ATGAACGTCACCACCCTGATCCTCGGCGCCGGCGCCGCCGGCATGATGTGCGCGGCCCATGCCGGCCCGGGCACGCTCGTGGTGGACCATGCCAAGGCCCCGGGCGAAAAGATCCGCATTTCCGGCGGCGGGCGCTGCAACTTCACCAACCTCCATACCGCGCCGGCGAACTTCCTCGGGCAGAACCCGCATTTTCACAAATCCGCGCTCAGCCGCTACACCCAGTGGGATTTCATCGACCTCGTCGCCCGCCACGGCATCACCTGGCGTGAAAAGACCCTTGGCCAGCTTTTCTGCGACGGCAAATCCCCCCAGATCATCCGGATGCTGCGCGACGAGATGACGGCCGCGGGCGCCGCCCTCTGGCTGCAAACCAATGTGGGCGAAATCTCCCATGACGGCACGCACTTCTCCGTCACGCTTGACCGCGAAGGGGCGCGCCACCGCGTCACCGCCCGCAACCTCGTTCTGGCCACAGGCGGCAAGTCGATCCCGGCGATGGGCGCCACCGGCCTCGCCTACGACATCGCCCGCCAGTTCGGCCACGCCGTGACCGACACGCGCCCCGCCCTCGTGCCGCTCACCTTCTCCGACCAGCGCTTCGCCCCCATCTCCGGCGTCGCCGCCCCGGCCCGCGTCACGACAGGCAATACCGGCTTCACCGAGGCCGTCCTCTTCACCCATCGCGGCCTCTCCGGCCCCGCCATCCTGCAAGCCTCCTCCTACTGGCACGAAGGCGACGCCATCACCCTCGACCTCGACCCCGACGCCAGCCTCTACGACACCCTCCGCGCCCAGCGCCAGACCGAGGGCCGCCGCGCCCTCACCACCGTACTCGCCCGCCACCTGCCCGCCCGGCTTGTCGACCACCTCTCCCCCGCGCTCGCCCTCACCGGCAATCTCGCCGACCAATCCGACGCGCGCTTGGCGCAGATCACCGACGCCCTGCGCCACTGGCAGCTCAAACCCACCGGCTCCGAAGGCTACCGCACCGCCGAAGTCACCCTGGGCGGCATCGCCACCGACCGCATTTCATCGAAGACCATGCAAAGCCGCGACGTCCCCGGCCTCTACATGATCGGCGAGGCCATCGACGTCACCGGTTGGCTCGGCGGCTACAACTTCCAATGGGCGTGGTCCTCCGGCTGGGCCGCCGGCACCGCCATCGCCGCCACAGCCTGA
- a CDS encoding phytanoyl-CoA dioxygenase family protein, giving the protein MADLLKAETVAEFRAKGATVLRAVFDDWMEVLRAGVDYNLEHPAPNARDYRTEEGGRFLSDYCNWDRIPQYRDFIENAPAARIGAELMGSRTVRLFHEHVIVKTPRTGMPTPWHQDLPYYCLDATQTVSIWIPMDAVPRERTLEFVAGSHLWGKYFRPQRFDGTALNENDGLEALPDIDGDRDAYDIVGWALEPGDAVAFDYRTVHGAPANNSATAQRRAFSLRLVGDDATFARREGITTSPPFESVTLAHGAPLEGPEFPRLL; this is encoded by the coding sequence ATGGCGGATCTGTTGAAGGCCGAAACCGTCGCGGAGTTCCGCGCCAAGGGCGCGACGGTGCTGCGGGCTGTGTTCGACGACTGGATGGAGGTGTTGCGGGCGGGGGTGGATTACAACCTGGAGCATCCCGCACCGAACGCGCGGGATTACCGCACCGAGGAGGGCGGGCGCTTCCTGTCGGACTACTGCAACTGGGACCGGATTCCGCAATATCGCGATTTCATCGAGAACGCGCCCGCTGCAAGGATCGGTGCCGAGCTGATGGGCAGCAGAACGGTGCGGCTGTTTCATGAGCATGTGATCGTCAAGACGCCCAGGACCGGGATGCCGACGCCGTGGCACCAGGATCTGCCCTATTACTGTCTGGACGCCACGCAGACGGTCAGCATCTGGATCCCGATGGACGCGGTGCCGCGCGAGCGGACGCTGGAATTCGTGGCAGGCTCGCATCTGTGGGGCAAGTATTTCCGGCCCCAGCGCTTCGACGGAACGGCGCTGAATGAGAATGACGGGCTGGAGGCTCTGCCCGATATCGACGGGGACCGCGACGCCTATGATATCGTCGGCTGGGCGCTGGAGCCGGGGGATGCGGTGGCGTTCGATTACCGCACGGTACATGGCGCGCCCGCGAACAATTCGGCCACGGCGCAGCGGCGGGCGTTCTCACTGCGGCTGGTGGGGGATGACGCCACCTTTGCGCGGCGCGAGGGGATCACCACCTCGCCGCCTTTCGAAAGTGTGACGCTGGCGCATGGGGCGCCCTTGGAGGGGCCGGAGTTTCCGCGGTTGCTCTGA
- the murD gene encoding UDP-N-acetylmuramoyl-L-alanine--D-glutamate ligase, with amino-acid sequence MIPVRGVEGHCVAVLGLGRSGLSAARALRAGGADVLCWDDNPAAREGAAEEGFDIRQFRSAEDFADVASLIVSPGIPHLYPEPNKVVAAAQEAGVPVDNDIGLFFRSLATSEWDSFDTAPRVIAVTGSNGKSTTSALIHHILQEAGREAQLAGNIGRGVLDIDPPGDGGVVVLELSSYQTELARALTPDVAVFTNLSPDHLDRHGGLGGYFAAKRRLFAEGGPDRAVIGVDEPEGLFLAGQLSEAPGDDRVIRVSVDRKLTGPGWQVFARKGFLSEYRKGRQVGSIDLRQIKGLPGAHNHQNACCAFAACRTLGLSPRDIERAMITFAGLPHRSQMVAEKDGVQFVNDSKATNVDAALMALLAFDRIRWICGGLEKEGGLAGLKDGLGHVTKAYVIGREAAGFALQLEGVEVEVCTTMSHAVMRAMEDAQPGETVLLAPAAASFDQYDSFERRGEDFIGEVKARL; translated from the coding sequence GTGATACCTGTTCGGGGAGTGGAAGGGCACTGCGTGGCGGTGCTGGGCCTGGGGCGGTCCGGCCTGTCGGCGGCGCGGGCGCTGCGGGCGGGCGGCGCGGACGTGCTGTGCTGGGACGATAACCCGGCCGCGCGGGAAGGCGCGGCGGAGGAAGGGTTTGACATCCGGCAGTTTCGCTCGGCGGAGGATTTTGCCGATGTGGCCAGCCTGATCGTCAGCCCCGGCATTCCGCATCTTTACCCAGAGCCGAACAAGGTCGTGGCCGCCGCCCAGGAGGCGGGCGTGCCGGTGGACAACGATATCGGCCTCTTTTTCCGGTCGCTGGCTACGAGCGAGTGGGACAGTTTCGACACCGCGCCACGTGTCATCGCGGTGACCGGGTCGAACGGGAAGTCGACCACCTCGGCGCTTATACACCACATTTTGCAGGAGGCGGGGCGCGAGGCGCAGCTGGCGGGAAATATCGGGCGCGGCGTGCTGGATATCGACCCGCCCGGCGATGGCGGCGTGGTGGTGCTGGAACTTTCGAGCTATCAGACAGAGCTTGCCCGCGCGCTGACGCCGGACGTGGCGGTGTTTACCAACCTCAGCCCCGATCACCTGGACCGGCATGGCGGGCTGGGGGGGTATTTCGCGGCCAAGCGGCGGCTGTTTGCCGAGGGCGGGCCGGACCGGGCCGTGATCGGCGTGGACGAGCCCGAGGGGTTGTTTCTGGCGGGGCAATTGTCTGAAGCGCCGGGAGACGACCGGGTGATCCGGGTGTCGGTGGACCGCAAGCTGACCGGGCCGGGATGGCAGGTCTTTGCGCGCAAGGGATTCCTGTCGGAATACCGCAAGGGCCGGCAGGTGGGATCGATCGACCTGCGGCAGATCAAGGGCCTGCCGGGGGCGCATAACCACCAGAACGCCTGTTGCGCCTTTGCCGCGTGTAGGACGCTGGGGCTGTCGCCGCGGGATATCGAACGCGCGATGATAACTTTCGCGGGCCTGCCGCATCGCAGCCAGATGGTGGCCGAGAAGGACGGCGTGCAGTTCGTCAACGACAGCAAGGCCACGAACGTGGATGCGGCGCTGATGGCGCTCTTGGCCTTCGACAGGATCCGGTGGATCTGTGGCGGGTTGGAGAAAGAGGGCGGGTTGGCCGGACTGAAAGACGGTCTGGGCCACGTGACGAAGGCCTATGTCATCGGGCGCGAGGCGGCGGGGTTCGCGCTGCAACTCGAGGGCGTCGAGGTGGAGGTCTGCACCACCATGAGCCACGCGGTGATGCGGGCGATGGAGGATGCGCAGCCGGGCGAGACGGTGCTACTGGCGCCGGCGGCGGCGAGTTTCGATCAATATGACAGCTTCGAGCGGCGGGGCGAGGATTTCATCGGCGAAGTGAAGGCGCGGCTGTAG
- a CDS encoding ACT domain-containing protein encodes MATRVTDTKDMIKGMAPVRDPETWHFCTTADRDMAERGRPHALAVFAEEEGTSLILPDEVARDLGFAVEMPMSRITLSVHSALDGVGLTAAVATALAAALIPCNVVAAYHHDHVFVPEELAEGAMTILRDVARGAG; translated from the coding sequence ATGGCGACACGGGTCACTGACACAAAGGACATGATCAAGGGCATGGCGCCGGTGCGCGACCCCGAGACCTGGCATTTCTGCACGACCGCTGACCGGGACATGGCGGAGCGGGGGCGGCCCCATGCGCTGGCGGTGTTTGCCGAGGAGGAGGGCACCTCGCTGATCCTGCCGGACGAGGTGGCGCGGGACCTCGGCTTTGCGGTGGAGATGCCGATGAGCCGGATCACCCTGTCGGTACATTCGGCGCTGGATGGCGTGGGGCTGACGGCGGCGGTGGCAACGGCGCTGGCCGCGGCGCTTATCCCCTGCAACGTGGTGGCGGCCTATCACCACGATCATGTCTTCGTGCCGGAGGAACTGGCCGAGGGCGCGATGACGATCCTGCGGGACGTGGCGCGGGGCGCCGGTTGA